A window from Methanocella sp. encodes these proteins:
- a CDS encoding TldD/PmbA family protein, which yields MIRTVELALEGRADYYDVRYTNVTSTNLEMKNKDVTRAIAGSEEGACVRVLYRGAWGFASAPELTEKSLVDAADRAARMAKGIGESIKVKSSLAPIEPMRDEVEIPMKKSFLDMSMESKLAVLESTYDALKDYDFIANLTTTYKDSYTLEEIMSSEGAHVVTKTPRILWAADIVGRKDDDIQSVRRRIGNTTGFEAFDGDRNITVARDGVASLVALLAGKSPPSGPMPVIADNGLCGVFAHEAVGHASEGDLVATGNSCFEGLLGQTIGNEIVTIKDDPTIPGLFGSFIYDDEGVRARTKVLVRDGVLNDLILNRETAARLGLEPNGGARAESYHYRPIARMSNTYIEMGDATFKEMLEGIKRGVYAKDSRGGQVDTSQGLFQFNAQEAYLIENGEITKPLRDVSLSGKTLDILKQIDMVGRDLTLGHPGICGKGQSAPVSDGGPHIRIAKCVVGGR from the coding sequence TTGATCCGCACAGTTGAGCTGGCCCTGGAAGGCAGGGCAGATTACTACGACGTCCGCTATACGAACGTCACGAGCACGAACCTGGAGATGAAGAACAAGGACGTGACCAGGGCCATCGCGGGAAGCGAAGAGGGAGCCTGCGTCCGGGTACTCTACCGGGGCGCATGGGGCTTCGCCAGCGCCCCCGAGCTGACCGAGAAATCGCTCGTCGACGCGGCTGACAGGGCTGCGCGGATGGCGAAGGGCATCGGCGAATCGATAAAGGTTAAATCGTCGCTTGCGCCGATCGAGCCGATGCGGGATGAAGTCGAGATCCCCATGAAGAAGAGTTTCCTTGATATGAGCATGGAGTCCAAGCTCGCCGTCCTCGAATCGACTTATGATGCGCTTAAAGACTATGACTTCATCGCCAACCTGACGACCACTTATAAGGATTCATATACGCTCGAGGAGATCATGTCGTCCGAGGGCGCACATGTCGTCACGAAGACGCCGCGCATCCTCTGGGCGGCCGATATCGTGGGCAGGAAAGATGACGACATTCAGTCGGTGCGGCGCCGTATCGGCAACACGACAGGCTTCGAGGCCTTCGACGGGGATCGTAATATTACTGTGGCCAGGGATGGCGTTGCCTCGCTTGTCGCCTTGCTGGCGGGAAAGTCTCCGCCGTCCGGGCCCATGCCGGTCATCGCGGATAACGGCCTCTGCGGGGTTTTCGCGCACGAGGCGGTGGGCCACGCGTCCGAGGGAGACCTCGTGGCCACCGGGAACTCCTGCTTCGAAGGGCTTTTGGGGCAGACGATCGGCAACGAGATCGTGACCATTAAGGACGACCCCACGATACCGGGCCTCTTCGGCAGCTTCATTTATGATGACGAGGGCGTCCGCGCGAGGACGAAAGTGCTGGTCAGGGACGGCGTGCTCAACGATCTGATATTAAACCGGGAGACAGCCGCCCGGCTGGGCTTAGAGCCGAACGGCGGCGCCCGGGCCGAGTCATATCATTACAGGCCTATCGCGCGGATGAGTAACACGTACATCGAAATGGGCGATGCCACTTTTAAAGAAATGCTGGAGGGAATTAAGCGGGGCGTCTATGCAAAAGACAGCCGGGGTGGTCAGGTGGATACATCTCAGGGGCTCTTCCAGTTCAACGCCCAGGAGGCCTACCTCATCGAGAACGGCGAGATTACGAAGCCGCTGCGGGACGTGTCCCTGTCCGGTAAGACGCTGGACATCCTGAAGCAGATCGACATGGTCGGCAGGGACCTGACGCTGGGCCACCCGGGCATCTGCGGCAAAGGCCAGTCGGCACCCGTGAGCGACGGGGGGCCGCACATACGGATCGCGAAATGCGTCGTAGGAGGCAGGTAA
- a CDS encoding archaellin/type IV pilin N-terminal domain-containing protein has protein sequence MSKANKFVKNDAGFTGLEAAIVLIAFVVVAAVFSYVMLGAGFFTSEKAKQTVHTGVDMATSSVQTSGDIIGTGSTDGKTVTDIAVTLQLTAGQSPIDLSKTIVSFQDNNQYVAKAYDGATDATVNTKTIWLHSNDATANSLIEPGELV, from the coding sequence ATGTCTAAGGCAAATAAATTCGTCAAGAATGATGCGGGTTTCACTGGTCTGGAAGCCGCAATCGTACTGATCGCCTTCGTGGTGGTAGCTGCAGTCTTCTCCTACGTCATGTTAGGGGCCGGCTTCTTCACTTCGGAGAAAGCGAAGCAAACTGTGCACACTGGTGTGGACATGGCAACGTCGTCTGTCCAGACTTCCGGCGATATCATCGGTACTGGCAGCACCGACGGTAAGACTGTAACCGATATTGCTGTAACGTTACAGCTCACTGCAGGTCAGAGCCCGATCGACTTAAGCAAGACCATTGTATCATTCCAGGACAATAACCAGTATGTTGCAAAAGCATATGATGGCGCTACTGATGCGACTGTTAATACCAAGACCATTTGGCTGCACTCTAATGATGCAACGGCAAACAGCCTGATAGAGCCAGGAGAGCTTGTCCA
- a CDS encoding vWA domain-containing protein, translating to MIFDDDTRIREACAKCLTDPSDVDAYDDLMNGTRIIGRSFLRLYNIMPSMTTRMVYSSYSGGGIISFDRTISTFGQHGKTLDGVIARYRLKDVKKLNLAIMYDDSNSMTAWWRNKNMGATVNESQSPQSYAKVACLALMEGLGKSADISLWTFGSRAEGPYNASANMYRQLISRNGSGGTRLDLALQSLTDQGWHRKRGSKVIIVLTDGVPEVGRSVYAEDVLVNMKAFELIRNIQYNHARFLYIQLHTDDSRRFKKSGGYTMTEFGAAIEKMGGLVIDVDTANKISDSLFKGLQQVLKRR from the coding sequence ATGATCTTCGACGACGATACCAGGATCCGCGAGGCCTGCGCTAAGTGCCTGACAGACCCCTCGGACGTCGACGCTTATGACGATCTGATGAACGGCACGCGCATCATCGGCCGCAGCTTTTTACGCTTATATAATATCATGCCGTCAATGACCACCCGCATGGTCTATTCCTCATATTCTGGCGGCGGCATCATCTCTTTTGACCGGACTATCTCGACCTTCGGCCAGCATGGCAAGACGCTCGACGGCGTCATCGCCCGCTATCGCCTCAAGGACGTGAAAAAGCTGAACCTCGCCATCATGTACGACGACTCGAACTCCATGACCGCCTGGTGGAGGAATAAGAATATGGGAGCGACGGTCAACGAGTCGCAGTCGCCCCAGTCATACGCCAAGGTGGCCTGTCTGGCCCTCATGGAAGGCTTAGGAAAATCGGCCGACATCAGCCTGTGGACCTTCGGCAGCCGGGCCGAGGGGCCGTACAATGCCAGCGCCAACATGTACCGCCAGCTCATTTCCCGTAATGGCTCCGGAGGTACCCGCCTGGACCTGGCGCTCCAGTCCCTGACTGACCAGGGCTGGCACCGTAAGCGCGGCTCCAAGGTCATCATCGTCCTCACCGACGGCGTGCCCGAGGTCGGCCGTAGCGTCTATGCCGAGGACGTGCTCGTGAACATGAAGGCGTTCGAGCTGATCCGGAATATTCAGTATAACCATGCCCGGTTCCTCTATATTCAGCTTCATACCGACGATTCGCGCCGGTTCAAGAAGAGCGGCGGCTACACCATGACGGAATTCGGCGCGGCCATCGAGAAGATGGGCGGCCTGGTCATAGACGTGGACACGGCGAACAAGATCAGCGACTCGCTCTTCAAGGGCCTACAGCAGGTCCTCAAGCGCCGCTGA
- a CDS encoding MoxR family ATPase: MTLLNREDMIKIIETCEVKGQDEAIVRALMYINLGYPIMLYGPPGNGKTTIAEHILNYISSGDNYYRIEATEGMTEYHTIGGFHPLSMSGNPELSQKFIYKDGIITRSVKEHKNLLIDEFNRAPTTAYSGLFMLLSAGILPVEYSEEVLKKPDNWVLVVTANLGDEGTFKMSSALKRRFIPIFIGYINRFTEEKVIRSYAPNMDPAIVNAILDFAEETRRLWQEEKVLPLGLSTDGVIKMTRYCDLSISEGLDGKTAFTDAAMHQGIVIADETDYASIQTVNELALRIASRL, translated from the coding sequence ATGACGCTGCTGAACCGCGAGGACATGATCAAGATCATCGAGACCTGCGAGGTTAAGGGCCAGGACGAGGCCATCGTCCGGGCACTTATGTACATTAATCTTGGCTATCCTATCATGCTCTACGGTCCTCCGGGCAACGGCAAGACGACAATTGCCGAGCATATTTTAAACTATATATCCAGCGGCGACAACTACTACCGCATCGAGGCCACGGAAGGGATGACCGAATACCATACCATCGGCGGCTTTCATCCGCTCTCGATGTCGGGGAATCCCGAGCTGTCCCAGAAGTTCATCTACAAGGATGGTATCATCACCCGCTCGGTGAAGGAGCATAAGAACCTCCTGATCGACGAGTTCAACCGTGCCCCGACGACCGCTTATTCTGGTTTGTTCATGCTTTTATCCGCGGGCATACTGCCCGTCGAGTACAGCGAGGAGGTCCTGAAGAAGCCGGATAACTGGGTGCTGGTAGTCACGGCAAACCTGGGCGACGAGGGCACGTTCAAGATGAGCTCTGCTCTCAAGCGCCGGTTCATCCCGATCTTTATAGGCTATATTAATCGCTTCACCGAAGAGAAGGTCATCCGCTCCTATGCCCCGAACATGGACCCGGCCATCGTGAATGCCATCCTGGACTTCGCCGAGGAGACGAGGAGGCTCTGGCAGGAGGAGAAGGTACTCCCCCTGGGCCTGTCCACGGACGGCGTCATAAAGATGACGCGGTACTGCGATCTTTCGATCTCGGAGGGCCTGGACGGCAAGACCGCTTTCACGGATGCCGCGATGCACCAGGGCATCGTCATCGCCGACGAGACGGACTATGCATCCATACAAACGGTTAACGAGCTGGCCTTGAGGATCGCGAGCCGCCTATGA
- a CDS encoding TldD/PmbA family protein: MQDELLSIAKKAVDAGAAAGVQCEAFVQKARHTSISVEGGNVTFGSMDGDYGIGLRVIKDRRTGYAYCSDATIDFGLKQAIAATRFGKPGDYAFHGDKDYAGARSLFDNRIASLVPEDGISLARDMMEGASCDKRAFPARGGIGFGTVAMAVANSNGVAAYDEGTMVSGSIMSLIKESGMVANGSESDMSRFLDINFEKIGNTATERAASQLNQKGIETAPMTVIMRPSAAFDIFCNTVAPALYGSAVKKYESVYAGKIGKQVAAKGLTILDDGTFDKGLNTYAMDEEGYPSRKNVLVEDGILKMFLYDEFSAIESGTKPTGSAMHADRLDASTSYKVPPTTCARNIIFNGPTMSEEKMIRDTKNGVLVLDVLGAHTANRASGDFSVAIYAGYAIKDGELAYPLKGGMIGGNMPQMLMNAELADNYKLEGSGLSPATGYMPSIKFENIRVSGE, translated from the coding sequence ATGCAGGACGAGCTTTTATCGATCGCGAAAAAGGCGGTGGACGCGGGAGCGGCCGCCGGTGTCCAGTGCGAGGCGTTCGTGCAGAAGGCCCGGCATACCTCGATCTCGGTGGAGGGCGGGAACGTCACGTTCGGCTCCATGGACGGCGACTACGGCATCGGGCTCCGAGTCATCAAGGATCGCCGCACCGGCTATGCATATTGCTCCGACGCGACCATCGACTTCGGCCTGAAGCAGGCCATCGCCGCCACGCGGTTTGGAAAGCCGGGCGACTACGCGTTCCATGGCGATAAGGACTATGCCGGCGCGCGCTCCCTTTTCGATAATCGTATCGCCTCCCTGGTGCCCGAGGACGGCATAAGCCTGGCCAGGGATATGATGGAAGGGGCTTCCTGCGATAAGCGGGCTTTCCCCGCCAGGGGCGGCATTGGCTTTGGAACTGTCGCCATGGCCGTCGCAAACTCAAACGGCGTCGCCGCTTACGACGAGGGCACGATGGTGAGCGGCAGCATCATGTCCCTCATCAAAGAGAGCGGCATGGTCGCCAACGGCAGCGAGTCCGATATGTCGCGCTTCCTGGACATCAACTTCGAAAAGATCGGCAATACGGCCACGGAGAGGGCGGCCAGCCAGCTAAACCAGAAAGGCATCGAGACTGCGCCAATGACCGTTATAATGAGGCCGAGCGCGGCATTTGATATATTTTGTAACACCGTCGCACCCGCGTTATATGGTTCGGCCGTCAAGAAGTACGAGTCCGTCTATGCGGGTAAGATAGGAAAACAGGTGGCCGCAAAAGGGCTGACGATACTTGACGACGGCACGTTCGACAAAGGGCTGAACACTTATGCCATGGACGAAGAAGGCTACCCGAGCCGGAAGAACGTGCTCGTCGAGGACGGCATATTAAAGATGTTCCTGTATGACGAATTTTCGGCCATCGAGAGCGGCACGAAGCCGACGGGCAGCGCCATGCACGCCGACCGGCTCGACGCGAGTACGTCCTACAAAGTGCCCCCGACGACATGCGCCCGAAATATCATATTCAACGGCCCGACGATGAGCGAGGAGAAGATGATCCGGGACACGAAGAACGGCGTGCTGGTGCTGGACGTGCTGGGGGCCCATACCGCGAACCGTGCCAGCGGCGACTTCTCCGTGGCCATATACGCAGGATATGCCATCAAGGATGGAGAGCTCGCTTACCCGCTCAAGGGGGGCATGATCGGCGGCAACATGCCCCAGATGCTCATGAATGCCGAGCTGGCGGACAACTATAAGCTCGAAGGCTCGGGGCTGTCGCCCGCGACGGGATATATGCCGAGCATTAAATTTGAGAACATAAGGGTATCCGGCGAATAA